Proteins encoded in a region of the Desertifilum tharense IPPAS B-1220 genome:
- a CDS encoding S-layer family protein → MKNTLMLLLGWACLCPGIAIAQIIPDGSLNTTVIPNGDRFTILNGTSAGNNLFHSFQQFSVPTGGAATFDLVNTPNISTIFSRVTGGGLSQIDGLIETRNSNQPVSLFLLNPNGILFGPNARVNLSGSFVATTAEGVLFADGVQWQTNPTAAPPLLTISVPVGLQLGANAGNIQVNGIPADNFRSRPAQVFAANAISFVANEINFDNSTLSAPNGRVQLWALRNGEVELEEQKGWRLTTASTPPEWGLITLRQSSYLDTTPDLETARFGLNGGAIDIRGRGLTLQEGSSIETGTGSFGQGENLTVRTTEFVDLLGVSSELNFPNPGLYSNASGERAIAGDIIVETERLRLANGARLQSGVNARVDPITSEPIWPSHSRTGAITVQASEVEVLGYNPTDTFLRPSAIATLLTAGTDNVSSPISIDAQQIRLQDGGRISTDVVNLARFGVEQSMTIGISGDISIRATESIEISGSTPFNLTSAIISSIQPVTQGQGGNISIETGRLSVSDGGGISSALSGSGTAGNIRIRVTEMAVSDPTIDWISQTISGITVAVGEDAKGQGGSINLVAERLRVFNGGQIISSTDGEGNAGSLNLWVNRLEVQGSSQLLVEGEQQTIPSSISASSTTNFDAGSVRIFSDTVRVRDGAVISVSNSATGNAGNLTLNAREVFLDNQASLQAEVNGGSQGNIRIRGADAVVLRRGSNITTNASEDSTGGNIEIESASVVAVREENSDIVANAVRGSGGNIQIATQSLLGLQNRDRLTDESDITASSQFGLSGTVQINTLDVDPSSGLVALPSNVNDPTQQIAVGCGETQGSRFVATGRGGVPENPIQQVSYDRPWQDLRDVSSEGSSSRVQTPQTPLSPFVEATGWTRNAQGQPELIAQERILAARSPSDCRGTSVNFR, encoded by the coding sequence ATGAAAAACACGCTGATGTTGCTGCTCGGATGGGCTTGTCTGTGCCCAGGAATAGCGATCGCTCAAATTATCCCCGATGGTAGCCTGAATACGACAGTCATCCCAAACGGCGATCGCTTTACCATCCTCAACGGGACATCCGCCGGAAATAATCTCTTCCATAGTTTCCAGCAATTTTCTGTCCCCACTGGAGGGGCGGCCACCTTTGATTTAGTCAATACTCCCAATATCTCCACAATCTTCAGCCGAGTCACGGGAGGAGGCCTTTCTCAGATTGATGGCTTAATTGAAACCCGCAATAGCAATCAGCCTGTCAGCCTATTTTTACTCAATCCCAACGGTATCCTATTTGGGCCCAATGCTCGCGTCAACCTCAGCGGTTCGTTTGTGGCGACAACAGCCGAAGGAGTCCTGTTTGCTGATGGCGTGCAATGGCAGACTAACCCGACAGCAGCCCCCCCATTATTAACCATTAGCGTTCCTGTGGGATTGCAACTGGGAGCCAATGCTGGCAACATTCAAGTCAATGGCATCCCCGCCGATAACTTCCGCTCTCGTCCTGCCCAAGTCTTTGCAGCTAACGCGATTTCCTTTGTGGCAAATGAAATTAATTTTGACAATAGCACGCTGTCGGCTCCCAACGGGCGCGTGCAATTATGGGCGCTGCGGAATGGGGAAGTGGAATTAGAAGAACAAAAAGGCTGGCGACTCACAACGGCTAGCACTCCGCCAGAATGGGGACTCATTACGCTGCGGCAATCTTCCTACCTCGATACCACCCCAGACCTTGAAACAGCTCGTTTTGGATTAAATGGCGGTGCCATTGACATTCGGGGACGAGGGTTAACCCTACAAGAGGGTTCAAGTATTGAAACCGGGACAGGTTCATTCGGTCAAGGGGAAAACCTCACCGTCAGAACCACTGAATTTGTTGACCTGTTGGGCGTTTCTAGCGAACTGAATTTTCCCAACCCCGGACTTTATAGCAACGCGTCTGGAGAAAGGGCGATCGCCGGAGATATTATCGTGGAAACTGAGCGATTGCGGCTTGCCAATGGTGCCCGACTTCAGTCCGGGGTTAACGCTAGAGTTGACCCCATTACCTCTGAGCCAATTTGGCCCAGCCACTCCCGAACGGGCGCTATTACGGTACAAGCTTCAGAGGTGGAAGTTCTTGGATATAACCCGACTGACACCTTCTTGCGTCCAAGTGCTATTGCAACTTTGCTAACAGCCGGCACCGATAATGTTAGCAGCCCCATCTCCATTGATGCCCAACAGATACGCCTACAAGATGGAGGTCGAATTAGCACCGATGTTGTAAATTTGGCTCGGTTCGGTGTAGAGCAATCTATGACAATAGGCATTTCAGGGGACATCTCCATTCGAGCGACTGAAAGCATCGAGATTTCCGGCAGTACGCCTTTTAACTTAACCAGTGCCATCATTAGTTCCATTCAACCTGTGACTCAAGGACAAGGGGGTAATATTTCCATTGAAACGGGGCGGCTATCCGTCTCCGACGGCGGGGGGATTTCCAGCGCCTTATCGGGGAGTGGCACGGCAGGTAATATTCGGATTCGCGTCACTGAGATGGCGGTGAGCGATCCCACCATTGATTGGATTAGCCAGACTATTAGCGGCATTACCGTCGCAGTGGGCGAGGACGCCAAGGGACAAGGGGGCAGTATCAATCTAGTTGCCGAACGCTTGCGGGTGTTTAATGGCGGTCAAATTATTTCTTCCACAGATGGCGAAGGGAATGCGGGTAGCCTCAATCTGTGGGTGAATCGTCTTGAGGTGCAGGGGAGTTCTCAACTGCTTGTGGAGGGGGAACAACAAACTATTCCTTCTAGTATCTCGGCTTCTTCAACTACTAATTTTGATGCGGGTTCGGTTCGGATCTTTTCAGATACAGTTCGGGTAAGGGATGGGGCGGTTATCAGCGTTAGCAATTCAGCCACAGGAAACGCCGGAAACTTAACTCTAAACGCCCGCGAGGTGTTTCTAGACAATCAAGCCAGCCTGCAAGCCGAAGTCAATGGTGGCAGTCAAGGTAATATTCGCATCCGAGGAGCTGATGCAGTGGTGTTGCGTCGGGGTAGCAATATTACCACCAATGCTAGCGAGGATTCTACGGGCGGCAATATTGAGATTGAATCGGCTAGCGTTGTCGCAGTCAGAGAAGAAAATAGCGATATTGTTGCTAATGCTGTGCGCGGAAGTGGCGGGAATATTCAGATTGCAACCCAAAGTTTATTAGGACTGCAAAATCGCGATCGCCTTACCGACGAAAGCGATATAACCGCGAGTTCTCAATTCGGACTGAGCGGTACGGTACAAATCAATACGCTCGATGTCGATCCCAGTTCGGGCCTAGTAGCACTCCCCAGTAATGTGAACGATCCCACTCAGCAAATTGCGGTGGGGTGTGGGGAGACTCAAGGCAGCCGCTTTGTGGCGACTGGACGCGGTGGCGTGCCGGAAAATCCAATTCAACAAGTGAGTTACGATCGCCCTTGGCAGGATTTGCGGGATGTATCGAGTGAGGGATCTTCATCAAGGGTTCAAACTCCTCAAACCCCCCTATCCCCATTCGTTGAGGCGACGGGTTGGACTCGCAATGCTCAAGGGCAACCCGAACTGATTGCTCAAGAACGCATTTTGGCGGCTCGTTCGCCGAGTGATTGTCGCGGGACTTCGGTTAATTTTAGGTAA
- a CDS encoding S-layer family protein: protein MRTRVQLAQFAQRILSLGVLLVASDIAQAQIIPDGSLNTTVIPNGDRFTILNGTSAGNNLFHSFQQFSVPTGGAATFDLVNTPNISTIFSRVTGGSLSQIDGLIETRNSNQPVSLFLLNPNGILFGPNARVNLSGSFVATTAESVIFADGMKWQTNPTAAPPLLTISVPVGLQLGADTGNIQLNGTPADNFRFRPAQIFAADAVSLVGNEINFDNATLSVPDGRVQLWALRNAEVGLENRDGWQLTTASPSAEWGLITLRQSSYLDTTPELATARSGLNGGAIDIRGRGLTLQEGSSIATGTSSLGQGENITIRTTEFVELLGVSSELQYPTPGLYTSASGESAIAGNIIVETERLRIANGGWIQSTVSVNFDPVTSEPMTTRNSRTGDITVRASDVELVGHNPFAANFFRPSAITTLLTSGTNNVSGTISIDAQRVRLQNGGRISTNVLGFGAPGLPALITTGIAGDISIRATESVEISGRTVANLASTVISSIQRFAEGRGGNIAIETGRLSIFNGGAVSSVLVGSGAAGNIRIRATEVALSDPILDNFSRTLNGITIAVSEGAKGEGGSINLVAERLRVFNGGQIISSTAGEANAGSLNLWVNNLEVQGSSQLLVNGEQRTFPSSISASSTTNFDAGSIRIFSDTVRVRDGAVISVSNLATGDAGNLTLNAREVFLDNQASLQAEVNGGSRGNIRIRGADAVVLRRGSQITTNAGEDSTGGNIEIDSASVVAVRSENSDIVANAVRGSGGNIEIVTQSLLGLQNRDRLTDESDITASSQFGLSGTVQINTLDVDPSSGLVALPSNVSDPTQQIAVGCGEAQGSRFVATGRGGVPENPMQQVSYDRPWQDLRNVSSHQPARRVQTSQAIPSPFVEATGWTRNAKGQPELIAQERILATRSPNDCRGTSINSR from the coding sequence ATGAGAACAAGAGTCCAGCTTGCTCAATTCGCTCAGAGGATACTTTCTTTAGGCGTGCTGTTAGTGGCCAGTGATATCGCTCAAGCCCAAATTATCCCTGATGGTAGCCTGAATACAACAGTTATCCCAAACGGCGATCGCTTTACCATCCTCAACGGGACATCCGCCGGGAATAATCTCTTCCACAGTTTCCAGCAATTTTCTGTCCCCACTGGAGGGGCGGCCACCTTTGATTTAGTCAATACTCCCAATATTTCCACAATCTTCAGCCGAGTCACGGGAGGAAGCCTTTCTCAGATTGATGGCTTAATTGAAACCCGCAATAGCAACCAGCCTGTCAGCCTATTTTTACTCAATCCCAACGGTATCCTGTTTGGCCCCAATGCTCGCGTCAACCTCAGCGGCTCGTTTGTGGCGACGACAGCCGAGAGCGTTATCTTTGCCGATGGGATGAAATGGCAGACGAACCCAACAGCAGCCCCCCCATTACTAACTATTAGCGTTCCCGTCGGGCTGCAACTGGGAGCCGACACAGGCAACATTCAACTGAATGGCACCCCCGCCGATAACTTTCGCTTTCGCCCTGCCCAAATCTTTGCAGCCGACGCCGTTTCCCTAGTAGGGAATGAAATTAATTTTGACAATGCCACCCTATCTGTCCCTGATGGACGCGTGCAGTTATGGGCGCTGCGGAATGCAGAGGTGGGATTGGAGAATCGAGACGGATGGCAACTCACAACCGCTAGCCCTTCGGCAGAATGGGGATTGATTACGCTGCGGCAATCTTCCTACCTCGATACTACCCCAGAGCTGGCAACGGCTCGTTCTGGATTGAATGGCGGTGCCATTGACATTCGGGGACGAGGGTTAACCCTGCAAGAGGGTTCAAGTATTGCTACTGGGACGAGTTCATTGGGTCAAGGAGAAAACATTACCATCAGAACCACTGAATTTGTCGAGCTGTTGGGTGTTTCTAGCGAACTGCAATATCCCACCCCTGGACTTTATACCAGCGCTTCTGGAGAAAGCGCGATCGCTGGCAATATTATCGTGGAAACCGAGCGATTGCGGATTGCGAATGGCGGCTGGATTCAGTCTACAGTGAGCGTGAATTTTGACCCTGTTACGTCTGAACCAATGACAACTCGCAATTCAAGAACAGGCGATATTACCGTGCGAGCCTCGGATGTGGAACTCGTTGGACATAACCCATTTGCCGCTAACTTTTTCCGTCCGAGTGCCATTACCACATTACTAACGTCGGGTACCAATAATGTCAGCGGCACGATCTCCATCGATGCTCAACGAGTACGCTTGCAAAATGGAGGTCGCATTAGTACCAATGTTTTAGGCTTTGGCGCACCCGGTTTACCCGCATTAATTACCACGGGTATCGCCGGGGATATCTCGATTCGAGCGACTGAAAGCGTCGAGATTTCAGGACGAACCGTTGCGAACTTAGCCAGCACCGTCATCAGTTCCATTCAACGGTTTGCTGAAGGACGAGGGGGCAATATTGCCATTGAAACGGGGCGGCTGTCTATCTTCAACGGGGGTGCTGTTTCCAGCGTCCTAGTCGGAAGCGGAGCAGCGGGTAATATTCGGATTCGCGCCACTGAAGTTGCCCTCAGCGATCCTATTCTGGATAATTTTAGCCGGACGCTGAACGGGATTACCATCGCAGTCAGTGAGGGGGCGAAGGGGGAAGGGGGCAGTATCAACCTGGTTGCCGAACGCTTGCGGGTGTTTAATGGTGGTCAGATTATTTCTTCCACGGCTGGCGAAGCCAATGCAGGGAGCCTTAATCTGTGGGTCAATAATCTTGAGGTGCAGGGGAGTTCTCAACTGCTTGTGAATGGAGAGCAACGAACTTTTCCTTCCAGCATCTCGGCTTCTTCAACTACTAATTTTGATGCGGGTTCGATACGGATCTTTTCAGATACAGTTCGGGTAAGAGATGGGGCGGTTATTAGCGTCAGTAATTTAGCCACAGGGGATGCCGGGAACTTAACCCTAAATGCCCGCGAGGTGTTTCTAGACAATCAAGCCAGTCTGCAAGCCGAAGTTAATGGTGGCAGTCGGGGCAATATTCGCATTCGAGGAGCCGATGCAGTGGTGTTGCGTCGCGGGAGCCAAATTACGACTAATGCTGGAGAAGATTCTACGGGCGGCAATATTGAGATTGACTCAGCTAGCGTTGTCGCAGTCCGCTCAGAGAATAGCGATATTGTGGCCAATGCCGTGCGCGGGAGTGGGGGCAATATTGAGATTGTTACTCAAAGTTTATTAGGACTGCAAAATCGCGATCGCCTCACCGACGAAAGCGATATAACCGCGAGTTCTCAATTCGGACTGAGCGGTACGGTACAAATTAATACGCTCGATGTCGATCCCAGTTCGGGCCTAGTAGCACTCCCTAGCAATGTGAGCGATCCCACTCAGCAAATTGCGGTGGGGTGTGGAGAAGCTCAAGGCAGCCGCTTTGTGGCAACTGGGCGCGGTGGCGTGCCGGAAAATCCGATGCAACAGGTGAGTTACGATCGCCCTTGGCAGGATTTGCGGAATGTATCGAGCCATCAACCTGCCCGCAGGGTTCAGACTTCTCAAGCTATCCCATCCCCATTTGTTGAAGCGACGGGTTGGACGCGCAATGCCAAAGGTCAACCCGAACTGATTGCCCAAGAACGCATTTTGGCTACTCGTTCGCCGAATGATTGTCGCGGGACTTCCATTAATTCTAGATAA
- a CDS encoding S-layer family protein codes for MRTSVQLAQFAQRILPLGVLLLTSRLAQAQIIPDSSLNTTVIPNGDRFTILNGTSAGNNLFHSFQQFSVPSGGTATFDLINTPNISTIFSRVTGGSLSQIDGLIETRNHTQPVSLFLLNPSGILFGPNASVNLSGSFVATTAEGVTFADGVQWDATAATTSPLLTISVPVGLQLGANPGNIQVTGTPADNFRFRPAQIFAADAVVLAGNEINFENASLSVPDGRVQLWALRNAEVGLEKRDGWQLTTASTPPEWGLITLRQSSSLDTTPELETAHSGLNGGAIDIRGRGLTLQDGSSIETGTGSFGQGENITIRTTEFVDLLGVSSRQQYPTPGLYTGVFGESAIAGDIIVETERLRITNGSWIQSAVNESFDAIPTTNSRTGDIIVRASDVEILGYNPFGTFFFLPSAITTLLTVGSDNISGPISIDAQRVSVLEGSRISTGVLNLARFGLIESITTGVSGDISIRASQSVEIAGRTPDDLTSAVISAVQPFAEGRAGNISIETGRLSLSDGGAVSSALSGSGMAGNIRIRATEVAVSDPIIDSFSQTLSGITVALSEDAKGQGGSISLVAERLRVFNGGQIISSTDGEGNAGSINLRVNRLEVQGSSQLLSDEIVPSGISASSTTAFDAGSVRIFSDTVRVRDGAVISVSNSATGNAGNLTLNAREVFLDNQASLQAEVNGGSQGNIRIRGADAVVLRRGSNITTNASEDSTGGNIEIESASVVAVREENSDIVANAVRGSGGNIQIATQSLLGLQNRDRLTDESDITASSQFGLSGTVQINTLDVDPSSGLVALPSNVNDPTQQIAVGCGEAQGSRFVATGRGGVPENPIQQVSYDRPWQDLRNLSSNQTSSTVQTPQTTLSPFVEATGWTRNAKGQPELIVQERILAARSPNDCRGTSVNFR; via the coding sequence ATGAGAACAAGTGTCCAGCTTGCTCAATTCGCTCAGAGGATACTTCCTTTAGGCGTACTGTTATTGACCAGTCGTCTAGCTCAAGCCCAAATTATCCCCGATAGTAGCCTGAATACGACAGTCATCCCAAACGGCGATCGCTTTACCATCCTCAACGGGACATCTGCTGGAAATAATCTCTTCCATAGTTTCCAGCAATTTTCTGTCCCATCCGGAGGAACTGCCACCTTTGATTTAATCAATACCCCCAATATCTCCACAATCTTCAGCCGAGTCACGGGGGGAAGCCTTTCTCAGATTGATGGCTTAATTGAAACCCGCAACCACACCCAACCCGTTAGCCTATTTTTACTCAATCCGAGCGGTATCCTGTTTGGCCCCAATGCTAGCGTGAACCTCAGCGGCTCGTTTGTGGCGACGACAGCCGAGGGCGTCACCTTTGCCGATGGGGTGCAATGGGATGCCACCGCAGCCACCACCTCCCCCCTATTAACCATTAGCGTTCCGGTTGGGCTGCAATTGGGAGCCAATCCAGGCAACATTCAAGTCACGGGAACCCCCGCCGATAACTTCCGCTTTCGCCCTGCCCAAATCTTTGCAGCCGACGCCGTTGTCCTAGCGGGAAACGAAATTAATTTTGAGAATGCTAGCCTATCTGTCCCTGACGGACGCGTGCAGTTATGGGCGTTGCGGAATGCAGAGGTAGGTTTAGAGAAGCGAGACGGATGGCAACTCACAACGGCTAGCACTCCGCCAGAGTGGGGATTGATTACGCTGCGGCAATCTTCCTCTCTAGATACTACCCCAGAACTTGAAACAGCTCATTCTGGGTTAAATGGCGGTGCCATTGACATTCGGGGACGAGGGTTAACCCTGCAAGACGGTTCAAGTATTGAAACCGGGACAGGTTCATTTGGGCAAGGGGAAAACATCACCATCAGAACCACTGAATTTGTTGACCTGTTAGGGGTTTCCTCCCGACAGCAATATCCTACCCCCGGACTTTATACCGGCGTTTTTGGAGAAAGTGCGATCGCTGGAGATATTATCGTAGAAACCGAGCGATTGCGGATTACAAATGGGTCTTGGATTCAGTCTGCGGTAAATGAGAGTTTCGATGCCATTCCCACAACCAACTCTAGGACGGGCGATATCATCGTGCGAGCCTCGGATGTAGAAATCCTGGGCTATAACCCGTTTGGCACCTTCTTTTTCCTTCCAAGCGCCATTACAACTTTACTCACAGTTGGTAGCGATAATATCAGCGGTCCAATCTCCATCGATGCCCAACGGGTGAGCGTGCTGGAAGGAAGTCGCATTAGCACGGGTGTTTTGAATCTGGCTCGGTTTGGTTTAATAGAATCCATTACGACGGGCGTCTCAGGGGATATCTCCATTCGAGCTAGCCAGAGCGTCGAAATTGCCGGCCGCACGCCGGATGACTTAACCAGTGCCGTCATTAGTGCCGTTCAACCCTTTGCCGAAGGACGAGCGGGCAATATTTCCATTGAAACGGGGCGGCTATCCCTCTCCGACGGGGGGGCGGTTTCTAGCGCCTTATCGGGGAGTGGCATGGCGGGTAATATTCGGATTCGCGCCACTGAGGTGGCGGTGAGCGATCCGATTATTGATAGTTTTAGCCAAACTCTTAGCGGGATTACCGTTGCCCTCAGCGAGGACGCCAAGGGACAAGGAGGGAGTATCAGCCTAGTTGCCGAACGCTTGCGGGTGTTTAATGGCGGTCAAATTATTTCTTCCACAGATGGCGAAGGGAATGCAGGGAGCATTAATCTGCGGGTGAATCGTCTTGAGGTGCAAGGGAGTTCTCAACTGCTCTCGGATGAAATTGTCCCTTCGGGTATCTCGGCTTCTTCCACCACGGCTTTTGATGCGGGTTCGGTTCGGATCTTTTCAGATACAGTTCGGGTAAGGGATGGAGCGGTTATCAGCGTCAGCAATTCAGCCACAGGAAACGCCGGAAACTTAACTCTAAACGCCCGCGAGGTGTTTCTAGACAATCAAGCCAGCCTGCAAGCCGAAGTCAATGGTGGCAGTCAAGGTAATATTCGCATCCGAGGAGCTGATGCAGTGGTGTTGCGTCGGGGTAGCAATATTACTACCAATGCTAGCGAGGATTCTACGGGCGGCAATATTGAGATTGAATCGGCTAGCGTTGTCGCAGTCAGAGAAGAAAATAGCGATATTGTTGCTAATGCTGTGCGCGGAAGTGGCGGGAATATTCAGATTGCAACCCAAAGTTTATTAGGACTGCAAAATCGCGATCGCCTTACCGACGAAAGCGATATTACCGCGAGTTCTCAATTCGGACTGAGCGGTACGGTACAAATCAATACGCTCGATGTCGATCCCAGTTCGGGCTTAGTAGCACTCCCTAGTAATGTGAACGATCCCACTCAGCAAATTGCGGTGGGGTGTGGAGAAGCTCAAGGCAGCCGCTTTGTGGCAACTGGGCGCGGTGGCGTGCCGGAAAATCCAATTCAACAAGTGAGTTACGATCGCCCTTGGCAAGATTTGCGGAATTTATCGAGCAATCAAACTTCGTCAACGGTTCAAACTCCTCAAACCACCCTATCCCCATTCGTTGAGGCGACAGGTTGGACGCGCAATGCCAAAGGTCAACCCGAACTGATTGTCCAAGAACGCATTTTGGCGGCTCGTTCGCCGAATGATTGTCGCGGGACTTCCGTTAATTTTAGATAA
- a CDS encoding ShlB/FhaC/HecB family hemolysin secretion/activation protein: MLEGDRYDDRLPLIQTSPSNMCSLLFWGCSQRAALILLTSSTLLGVMLGNSQGATAQTSIPPTRLEDVPPPPLPSDFLPPPVESPPLLPPPTLPDTPTLGDPSARFLVEQIEVVGSTVFSAEQFAEITAPFIGRELSFAELLQIRDAIAQLYIENGYITTGAIIPPQVVEGGTVTIQVVEGRLEEINIVGNRRLRPHYIRDRIRLGAQTPLNVPRLLEALQLLRLDPRLQNLSAELQSGVRPGTNILQVEVDEADTFRLTGYLDNGRSPSVGSFRRGVELQELNLLGFGDTLSLGYANTNGSNTLDFNYTLPVNARNGSIWLGFSQGWNRVIEEPFSVLDIQSNTRSYEIGYRQPIVQKPTEELALGLLFSRQFSQTELGIDNIGPFPLSPGADERGRTKISAFRFFQEYVQRSNEQVFALRSQFNLGVGLFDATVNQDAPDSRFFAWRGQAQWVRQFSPDSLFLVRGDLQLSANSLVPLEQFGLGGQLNVRGYRQDALLTDNGVLLSAEYRIPVVRVPRVGGVLQVVPFFDLGKGWNQTGDNPSPSLLAGTGVGLLWRQGDNLSVRLDWGLPLTSIDSEKRSLQENGFYFSVRYSPF, from the coding sequence ATGCTGGAGGGCGATCGCTATGACGATCGCTTGCCTTTAATTCAGACTTCCCCGTCGAATATGTGTAGTCTCCTTTTTTGGGGGTGCTCGCAACGTGCCGCTTTGATTTTATTAACGTCCAGCACCCTTTTAGGAGTCATGCTGGGTAATAGTCAAGGTGCAACCGCGCAGACATCCATTCCTCCAACACGTTTAGAAGATGTTCCACCACCTCCTTTACCCTCTGACTTTCTCCCGCCTCCTGTAGAAAGCCCGCCCTTACTTCCACCACCCACCCTTCCCGATACCCCCACCCTAGGCGATCCGAGTGCTAGATTTTTAGTCGAACAGATCGAAGTGGTGGGGAGTACCGTCTTCTCAGCCGAACAGTTTGCCGAAATTACAGCCCCCTTCATCGGGCGAGAACTCTCCTTTGCTGAATTGTTGCAAATCCGAGATGCGATCGCCCAGCTTTACATCGAGAATGGCTACATCACCACGGGTGCAATTATTCCGCCCCAAGTGGTGGAAGGGGGAACCGTTACCATTCAGGTGGTTGAAGGTCGTCTCGAAGAGATTAATATTGTTGGCAATCGACGCTTGCGTCCCCACTATATCCGCGATCGCATTCGCCTCGGTGCCCAAACCCCGCTGAATGTTCCCCGCCTGTTAGAAGCGCTGCAACTTCTACGCCTCGATCCGCGCCTGCAAAACCTCTCGGCGGAATTGCAATCTGGCGTTCGTCCGGGAACCAACATCTTGCAAGTGGAAGTGGATGAAGCCGATACCTTTAGGCTAACGGGATATCTCGATAATGGGCGATCGCCCAGCGTCGGCAGTTTCCGCCGAGGGGTAGAATTACAAGAACTGAATCTTCTCGGATTTGGCGATACCCTGAGTTTGGGATATGCCAACACCAATGGCAGCAATACCCTGGACTTCAATTACACCCTACCCGTCAACGCGCGTAACGGCAGCATTTGGTTAGGCTTTAGCCAAGGGTGGAACCGAGTGATTGAAGAACCCTTCAGCGTTTTAGATATTCAATCTAACACCCGTTCTTACGAAATCGGCTATCGCCAGCCCATCGTCCAAAAACCTACCGAAGAATTAGCCCTAGGTCTATTATTTTCCCGGCAGTTCAGTCAAACTGAGTTAGGGATTGATAATATTGGCCCCTTTCCCCTATCGCCCGGTGCCGATGAGCGAGGGAGAACCAAAATCTCCGCCTTTCGCTTCTTTCAAGAGTACGTGCAACGCAGCAACGAACAAGTGTTTGCATTGCGATCGCAGTTTAACCTCGGCGTCGGTTTGTTTGATGCGACAGTTAACCAAGATGCACCCGATAGCCGCTTTTTTGCATGGCGGGGACAAGCCCAATGGGTGCGACAATTTTCCCCAGATAGCCTGTTCTTAGTTCGGGGAGATTTGCAGCTATCCGCAAACTCTCTAGTCCCTCTAGAGCAATTTGGCTTAGGCGGACAACTGAACGTGCGAGGCTATCGTCAAGACGCCTTGCTGACAGATAATGGCGTGCTACTCTCGGCAGAATACCGCATCCCCGTTGTTCGCGTGCCGCGCGTGGGGGGCGTGTTACAAGTGGTTCCCTTCTTTGATTTAGGAAAAGGCTGGAATCAAACCGGGGATAACCCCTCACCCAGCCTGCTAGCAGGTACGGGGGTGGGTTTATTGTGGCGACAGGGGGATAACCTCTCGGTTCGCTTAGACTGGGGGCTTCCCCTGACTTCCATAGATTCAGAAAAGCGATCGCTCCAAGAAAACGGCTTTTACTTTTCAGTACGCTACTCGCCTTTTTAA